From the genome of Ictalurus furcatus strain D&B chromosome 4, Billie_1.0, whole genome shotgun sequence, one region includes:
- the LOC128606995 gene encoding high choriolytic enzyme 1 isoform X2 translates to MCCLFSVHHAVEDPLADLSVGERLERVNSINNRGVDEPELIEGDIAVYDDNGRNADPCTSRDCMWPKSSDGKVYVPYVIANHYTDRERQIIQRGLESFSSITCIRFTPRSNERDYISIESLTGCYSYIGRTGKAQTLSLARSGCIYHDTVQHELLHALGFNHEQTRSDRDSYIRVAWENIIEGKEHNFNKKATLNQGTSYDYNSVMQYHKTAFSKNGQPTMIPIPDPNVPFGTASEMSQTDILRLNRLYQC, encoded by the exons atgtgcTGTCTGTTTTCTGTGCACCATG CTGTTGAGGACCCGCTTGCTGATCTGTCTGTGGGAGAGCGGCTCGAGAGAGTGAACAGTATCAACA ATCGTGGTGTAGATGAACCCGAGCTGATTGAAGGAGACATTGCGGTTTATGATGACAACGGGAGAAACGCTGATCCCTGCACGTCCCGTGATTGCATGTGGCCAAAGTCGAGTGATGGCAAAGTCTATGTACCCTATGTCATCGCCAATCACTACA CCGATCGCGAGCGGCAGATTATCCAGCGAGGCCTGGAATCTTTCTCCTCCATCACCTGTATCCGTTTTACTCCACGCTCCAATGAGAGGGATTATATCAGCATTGAGTCTCTCACTGG ATGCTACTCTTATATTGGACGCACCGGTAAAGCACAGACGTTGTCCCTGGCTCGTAGCGGCTGCATCTACCATGATACCGTCCAGCATGAGCTTCTTCATGCTCTGGGCTTTAATCACGAACAGACCCGCAGCGATCGAGACAGCTACATCCGTGTTGCCTGGGAGAACATTATTGAGG GCAAAGAACACAATTTCAACAAGAAGGCCACTCTGAACCAGGGTACATCTTACGACTACAACTCCGTCATGCAATACCACAA AACTGCTTTCTCTAAGAATGGCCAGCCCACCATGATCCCCATCCCTGACCCCAATGTACCCTTCGGAACGGCGAGTGAGATGAGCCAAACTGACATCCTCAGACTCAACAGACTCTACCAGTGCT AA
- the LOC128606995 gene encoding low choriolytic enzyme isoform X1, producing the protein MFVYKVTVCLLALLLVCSAEEDPLADLSVGERLERVNSINNRGVDEPELIEGDIAVYDDNGRNADPCTSRDCMWPKSSDGKVYVPYVIANHYTDRERQIIQRGLESFSSITCIRFTPRSNERDYISIESLTGCYSYIGRTGKAQTLSLARSGCIYHDTVQHELLHALGFNHEQTRSDRDSYIRVAWENIIEGKEHNFNKKATLNQGTSYDYNSVMQYHKTAFSKNGQPTMIPIPDPNVPFGTASEMSQTDILRLNRLYQC; encoded by the exons ATGTTTGTGTATAAGGTGACTGTGTGTCTGCTGGCCCTGCTGCTGGTCTGTTCTGCAGAGGAG GACCCGCTTGCTGATCTGTCTGTGGGAGAGCGGCTCGAGAGAGTGAACAGTATCAACA ATCGTGGTGTAGATGAACCCGAGCTGATTGAAGGAGACATTGCGGTTTATGATGACAACGGGAGAAACGCTGATCCCTGCACGTCCCGTGATTGCATGTGGCCAAAGTCGAGTGATGGCAAAGTCTATGTACCCTATGTCATCGCCAATCACTACA CCGATCGCGAGCGGCAGATTATCCAGCGAGGCCTGGAATCTTTCTCCTCCATCACCTGTATCCGTTTTACTCCACGCTCCAATGAGAGGGATTATATCAGCATTGAGTCTCTCACTGG ATGCTACTCTTATATTGGACGCACCGGTAAAGCACAGACGTTGTCCCTGGCTCGTAGCGGCTGCATCTACCATGATACCGTCCAGCATGAGCTTCTTCATGCTCTGGGCTTTAATCACGAACAGACCCGCAGCGATCGAGACAGCTACATCCGTGTTGCCTGGGAGAACATTATTGAGG GCAAAGAACACAATTTCAACAAGAAGGCCACTCTGAACCAGGGTACATCTTACGACTACAACTCCGTCATGCAATACCACAA AACTGCTTTCTCTAAGAATGGCCAGCCCACCATGATCCCCATCCCTGACCCCAATGTACCCTTCGGAACGGCGAGTGAGATGAGCCAAACTGACATCCTCAGACTCAACAGACTCTACCAGTGCT AA